The Candida dubliniensis CD36 chromosome 2, complete sequence genome contains a region encoding:
- a CDS encoding subunit of an adoMet-dependent tRNA methyltransferase complex, putative (Similar to S. cerevisiae TRM112), producing the protein MKFLTTNFVKCAVKGCQSSLDSFPLKYEECQLVQEEQDYNPEFIVHMLDRLDWNAIIQVAKDLGNESLPPTKPEDLDPIMEDNQAILKDLHTLLVETQIIEGKMICKNCQHIYYIKNSIPNFLLPPHLTN; encoded by the coding sequence atgAAATTCCTAACTACCAATTTTGTCAAATGTGCTGTAAAAGGTTGTCAATCATCTTTAGATTCTTTCCCATTAAAATATGAAGAATGTCAATTAGtacaagaagaacaagattATAATCCAGAATTCATTGTTCATATGTTAGATAGATTAGATTGGAATGCTATAATACAAGTTGCCAAAGATTTAGGAAATGAATCATTACCACCAACCAAACCAGAAGATTTAGATCCTATTATGGAAGATAATCAAGCTATTTTAAAAGATTTACATACTTTATTGGTGGAAACACAAATCATTGAAGGGAAAATGATTTGTAAAAATTGTCAacatatttattatattaaaaattcCATACCTAATTTCCTTTTACCACCTCATTTAACTAATTAA
- a CDS encoding 2-hydroxyacid dehydrogenase, putative, translating into MSIFKLSTRTIMTTTTTTTTTTTRTIKPKVLRLGITHYAQHKWDELSKIAEIIDCQSTNREEFIYDLQNKYKDITNISRTFASIKQTGKFDNELAKYMPITLKTINHCGAGYDQIDVIPFTKIGVQISNVTIPVESPTADTAIYLVLSCMRNFQMGHNMLVTGAWPQFKKKSSHSFSIGHSPEDKIVGILGMGGIGRAIRDRLKPFGFSKIVYHNRNKLSKELEAGAEYLSMDELFNQSDIIIVSVPLNVHTTHLINKSSIVEKMKDGVIIINTARGAVIDEKVLPDLIKSGKIGSFGADVFEHEPQVSSKLYDLPQVVSLPHMGTYTVEAIRNMESWVVDNIESYIKTGKVKTIVPEQYNTFS; encoded by the coding sequence ATGTCAATTTTTAAACTATCAACACGTACAATCATgactactaccaccaccaccaccaccaccaccactagAACAATCAAACCAAAAGTGTTGAGATTGGGCATCACTCATTATGCCCAACACAAATGGGATGAATTGAGTAAAATTGCtgaaataattgattgtcAATCAACCAATCGTGAAGAATTCATTTATGAtttacaaaacaaatataaagatATCACCAATATTTCTCGAACATTTGCCTCAATTAAACAAACAggaaaatttgataatgaattagCTAAATATATGCCAATTACATTGAAAACTATTAATCATTGTGGAGCAGGATATGATCAAATTGATGTGATTCCTTTCACTAAAATAGGTGTACAAATTTCTAATGTTACTATTCCTGTAGAAAGTCCTACTGCTGACACAGCAATATATTTGGTTTTATCATGTATGAGGAATTTTCAAATGGGTCATAACATGTTAGTTACTGGAGCATGGCCtcaatttaaaaagaaaagttcccattctttttcaataggTCATAGTCCTGAAGATAAAATTGTCGGGATATTGGGAATGGGTGGTATTGGTAGAGCCATTAGAGATAGATTAAAACCATTTGGATTTAGTAAAATAGTTTATCACAATAGAAATAAATTGTCTAAAGAATTAGAAGCTGGGGCAGAGTATCTTAGTATGGATGAATTGTTTAATCAATCAGATATCATTATTGTAAGTGTCCCATTAAATGTTCATACAACACATcttattaataaatcatccATTGTAgagaaaatgaaagatggagttattattattaatacaGCTAGAGGTGCagttattgatgaaaaagtgCTTCctgatttaataaaatcagGTAAAATTGGTTCATTTGGTGCTGATGTGTTTGAACATGAACCTCAAGtatcatcaaaattatatGATTTACCTCAAGTTGTCAGTTTACCACATATGGGTACATATACTGTTGAAGCAATTAGAAATATGGAAAGTTGggttgttgataatattgaatcGTATATTAAAACTGGGAAAGTGAAAACCATTGTACCAGAACAATATAATACATTTCTGTAA